A genomic window from Micromonospora sp. WMMA1947 includes:
- a CDS encoding ABC transporter ATP-binding protein: MTDQQPALSLRGLAKRFDTKVAVAGVDLAVPTGSFYGLLGPNGAGKTTTLSMAVGLLRPDAGEARVLGYDVWADPVRAKSLLGVMPDGVRLFDRLSGAELLAYHGLLRGMDPAVVDQRAAELLDVLALSDAGRTLVVDYSAGMKKKIGLACALLHGPRLLVLDEPFEAVDPVSAALIRDILHRYVSGGGTVIFSSHVMEVVERLCSHVAILAEGRIKRVGTLTEVRGDRSLEEVFVEVVGGRTATGEELSWLSR; this comes from the coding sequence ATGACCGATCAGCAGCCGGCACTCTCCCTTCGTGGTCTGGCCAAGCGCTTCGACACCAAGGTCGCGGTGGCGGGCGTCGACCTCGCCGTGCCGACCGGCTCGTTCTACGGCCTGCTCGGACCGAACGGCGCGGGCAAGACCACCACCCTCTCCATGGCCGTCGGCCTGCTGCGGCCCGACGCCGGTGAGGCGCGGGTCCTCGGGTACGACGTCTGGGCCGACCCGGTACGCGCCAAGAGCCTGCTCGGCGTGATGCCGGACGGCGTACGCCTCTTCGACCGGCTGAGCGGGGCGGAGCTGCTGGCGTACCACGGTCTGCTGCGCGGTATGGACCCGGCGGTGGTCGACCAGCGGGCGGCGGAGCTGCTCGACGTGCTGGCGCTCTCCGACGCCGGCCGCACGCTCGTGGTCGACTACTCGGCGGGCATGAAGAAGAAGATCGGGCTGGCCTGCGCGCTGCTGCACGGTCCGCGCCTGCTGGTGCTGGACGAGCCGTTCGAGGCGGTCGACCCGGTCTCGGCGGCGCTGATCCGCGACATCCTGCACCGGTACGTCAGCGGCGGCGGCACGGTGATCTTCTCCAGCCACGTGATGGAGGTGGTCGAGCGGCTCTGCTCGCACGTGGCGATCCTGGCCGAGGGCCGGATCAAGCGGGTGGGCACGCTCACCGAGGTGCGCGGCGACCGGTCGCTCGAGGAGGTCTTCGTGGAGGTGGTCGGCGGCCGGACCGCCACCGGCGAGGAGCTGTCGTGGCTGTCCCGGTGA